taaaaatagtagaataagcatacatctaacatgtttgggcaaacgttagcgagcattgcattagttcgtttcattgcattgcatctcatttctgtcatgatattatgtcttttattacttgaacttaagcttggtttgtacctttaaatatgtttggatattatgctctatttctttactattgtgttatgtaagacattgttttgtttagattattttgttattctcttctactattctcctggtttcttttgatgttgtcaaagggggagatgagttgagagtacgggggagcttagtacgggggagcttacgcatacaagaccgggggagctttcgtcatttaaatgtttgccatcatcaaaaagggggagtttgtaagaacaagcatacactcacaaatgagttttgattcatggcaaacatcacaagcaaccaaatacaaaagcataaatgaatgactcaagacaatggaagattatgaagctcaaatcactcagaaaatggtattgcatctgttaggtcgaccaagcaaagccctaggtcgactcaaaaccagagcaaactcagcaaaactgacaaggtcactgttaggttgacctacccacactcccaggtcaacctaaactgaagggatttacacatgtcattgttaggtcgacctacccacactcctaggtcgacctaaactgaagaaaagtcacaaaaatacatttcaactgactttaggtcgacctaaaccttcaacaggtcgacctaactggaaacaactgactttaggtcgacctataccttcaacaggtcgacctaaaccttcagcaggtcaacctaacagattttaggccaacctaacaggtcaacctaactgggacaacttcaactctgcttctgttaggtcgacctaagcactaaagtaggtcaacctaattgctgaaaacttcccaaattatgtgttttctctgctccaacataccagcaactatatatatatcattccatgttaattattcatcaacaccaacgactgaaagatacacaaaggcttctcatcttcgttcttcgtcatctccaacacaattacacataatcattcttgcgttgagggttagtgatcgagttcgataacgtccatggaacaaaattgaagattcctagtgggtgaagatttgtggggtttttggtgaataaaatctgcgggttttgtcctccaagataggtgtttcttgggggtttttatcaagaggtttcatcgaggatccatctgagtgtgaagattgaagaacaagggttcaaggcaattcaagacactgcagaaaagggatcgagtgaagctcttggatcaccttgatctgactcaagattaagggggaagaaaattcaaaggatcgacataattggtttatggtttatcgctttgttatcttctttgtataaactgctttcaacattaatgaaagatttcccaatttcagtttggaattgggggcagacgtagtcgtagcgaggacgatcgacgaactgcctaaacaaatatcgtgttcttgtcgcttttaccttttcatttacgttctgttcatatttggttataatagcaaattgatcaacgattcgagtgttaagattgtgaattaagaacttatataaacatcacaatccatcacacattgaatcaccatcaatttgatcattatcaccaagtgtttgtgtttttgcttctttcactattactgcattgcaaacgtcgttcatcatataagaagttaattgattttcaatagagcgacgtattgattctatagtgtattctcttatcatttatctcaagctggttagtggttttaacacatatacaatcgtttcaatagtggttcggaatagacgcgagtcgattcagaatcacttccgcttaaagttcaattaattccgcaaaactgtgtaagatctattcacccccctctagatcctaaggccagcgtctaacagctTGATCCAAGATCAACCAAAGCGTTATCAAAATAGATATTTCCATTGGTAACCGGTAAGGTAACTTTTCCAGGATCCGCATTGTTTTCTTCCTCCTCCCTACTATTTTTATCTACCACAATACCTTTCGAATTCTCCCCaactttgtcttgaacaatgttATCACCTTTCGTCATGATTGCATTACAAGTTTCCTTGGGATTAACTTGAGTGGTGGCAGAAAACGTACCTCTTTGTTGCTCACTTAGTTGCTTCACAATTTGCCCAACTTGCGTTTCAAGATTTCTAATCGACGCATCGATGTTCTTTTGGTTTGCCATggacaattgcatgaattgattcaaggTATCCTCGATCTTTGAAAGCTTATCTAGCTGTGTGTAACTTTGGTACTGATTCGGTCGGTTTTGGCCATAGCttgcgttgttgttgtgttggtacccttgattgtaAGGAACCTGTCTTTGCTACTGATTTCCCATATACTTCACTTCTTCATTGATCGGAGGACAAAAACCGGTTGGATGGTCACCTGTACAAAGTTCACATAAGGCTACTTGTTGCGATGTGCTTGACGAACCGTGCATTTCTTTGAGTTGTTGAGGCAGCTTGGACAATTGTTTTGTCAATTCTTCCACGGTTTGAGTGAGTAGTTTATTTTGTGCTAGGATTGCGTCATTTGTGCCTAATTCCAAAATTCTAGCTTTCTTTTGTACGGTACCTCGATTGTGTTGCACCTGGTGATCTGTGAGAGCCATTTTATCGATGATTGCAATTGCTTCCTCTGCACTTTTTGCTATCAAGGAACCTCCCGTTGTTGCGTCAAGTAAAAGCTTTGGTTGAGGTAATAATCCATTACGGAAAATGTGGATTTGTGACATGTCATCGAAACCGTGGTTTGGACATTTCCGTAGCATGGATTTATAGCGTTCCCAGGCTTCACACAAAGTTTCAGTTGAAGATTGGGTGAATGTGGCAATAGCTGTCTTTGCGTCCATGAATCGGTTGTGAGAAAAGAATCTGCTAAGGAAGTTTCTCTCTAAAACATTCCAATTAGTCATGGTTTCCGTTGATTGATCgaggtaccaatcctttgctttgccGATCAAAGAGTGCGGAAATAACCTCATGAAGACAGCTTCCTCTTCAGCTTCTGGTGCACCTAATGTACCAGCTATTTCGTAGAATCGGGTGAGGTGAGTGTATGGATCTTCATGATCTAAACCTGCAAAAGGGTTAGCATAAATAATTTGCAGCAATCCTGTTTTCATCTCAGCTCGTCTTGCAACTGGATTGTTGGTGAGATGGGCGAACCGCCTTGGGCTACTTTCACACGAACCGTTAACAACTTcagccattgtttcttttgatgaatttgatgaggaagttgatgtAGATGCTCCTTTCCTTTTCTGTTTGGATTTTTGTTTCTTCATTTGCTTCTTGTTCTTTCGGATTgttctttcgatctcgggatcaaaaagaagctgCTCCTTCGAACTTTTGCCTCGAAGCATAAACTGAATTCTCTCCACCTATCCAAACACTTGAGCAAATGTTgcgaaaaatagaaaaatataaacaatatataaCAAATGCACAAAGCTTAAAAGTATAGAAACGATTGCGATGTTTTAATATcttaaacgccaatccccggcaacgacgccaatttgatgttgtagaaagtacaagtcaaatgtaagtattttgtattatcgtatccacagggattggagcgATATCAAAACTGTTCAACAATTTCTATAAGTCTAAGCATAAAGTTTCAAATTTGTTTGGTTTAAAGTTATGGAAAGTGAAAGTGCGTAAATAACGAAAGATAAACTTCAATAGAATAGActtgttgggaattggttttcatccacCGATTCAATATGCAAATCTTGGATCAGTTATACACAATCTATGCTTCTTTCATtatcatcacgtattgctcacaacaaagttcatgtctaaaggtttgttgagatttcttaccttatggtttaatcgacgatttctcagcctattaaacAATACGGTAGCATTAAGAGTTAATACTTaaagtgaatattaaacctaaatctatatctagcatttagagtttaatagtcgttatcttggatcgagattagaatcgtatttgtcaatatcaattcaatccatgaaataaacggtaaaacaaagataacaacgataatgattcaaacataaattatatataatgccatgatcaaagaaaatacatactgtttcgatgaactacgaccaatcccaacaagagagggatttagctactcatggtaacTTGATGATCAATGGAAAAATTGAGTTAGAACGACATCAATGATGATTTCCCGACTCTCGATGTATATCCAGCTCCCTCTCCCTAAAAACCTCTATTCCTACTTCTATTATATCAGTATTACAAGATAAAAGTGAATGACTCCTTCTGAACTGGTTTCTGCTCCTTTTATAGCTGTTTTGGCCGcctgagttcgctacgcgaacagaagttcgctgcagcgaatgccttTCTTCATTGTTAAGTCTTTGTTGAATCGCTAGAGTTCGCTACACGAAGGGTATTTCGCTGCAACGAAtgttttcttcagctttaagaaattcaaatcttctagaaaccgccaaagttcgctacagcgaaatatggttcgctgtagcgaatgtaCTTCGCTTCTGCTCGCTGCTAGCAAAACTGGAAAGTTTGATTCTGACttcgttcgctacagcgaaataaggttcgctgcagcgaatcgggccttcgctaccattcgctacctttcgctgcagcgaatgacCTGTTTTCTGGATTTGTGCCTTTGAGTGCCTGGAGTTCGCTACAGTGAAatatagttcgctgcagcgaatgctctGTTTTCTGGTTTTTGCTTTAAGGTCAAATCCTGCATAAAAACAAACCAAGCCAAGTAATCTTGCACAATAATAGTTTATTCAATTATTGGGGTTTTTTATGTGAGAAATATGTTAAATAAGTAAGATAAGTGCTATGTTATAATAAGTCATTTTAGCATGAATCAACCACTTATCACCTAACGAGTTTGAGGGCATGTCCTTGAATTCTAAAGTTAATTGATGTTGATATTCCCACGTTCGAGATCCTAATAATGTAAGTCTTCCCTTGATCACTATTTATGGTTGTATGATCTTGACCATTGATAAGAAGTTCATCAGGAAATGCTAGAGATTTTCCGGAATCCAAAAACGCCTTTAATGCTTTGTGGCTAGTCTTGTACCAATCACCAATGAGGAAAGTAAAATCTCCATCAGGGTATGCATAAGGCACAGAGATGACAGATCTATGATAGACATTAAGTGCTTCAAACCCTCCAGCTACTTTATGAAGCTGAGTTGACGGAAAGTATGTGTAGTTTCCAATCTGATCCTTGGCTTGAAACTTGTATGTGTAATTTGAGTTTGGAGGTATGGGACAGTTTGTTCCTAATACCCTATCTTGCCAtgagtttttcctttgtttaatTCCATTCCAAGTGAGTAGAAATGGTTGGTCCAATTTGTTGACAAGATTGAGAATCACATTTTCATTAGTTACTAAGTCTATTTGAGGCCCCGGAAACTGACCATTGATCAGAATCACCTGCTGAGGAGTACCTAATGGAGAAAGAGTTCCATAAGTAACATTCCATGTAAAATATTTGTAACCATCTTCAGATTGAACTAGAGAAGCACTAAGCAAAACCAGAATAACAAAATGTAGCTTTCTCATTGCGTCCGTGTTCATCATAAAATCTGGCCATGCTGATGTCAGTGATTCTATAACTATTTCTATTGTTGCAGAATCAAAATTCACAATTTTGGTTTTGTTGTTAGTCGTAGAACCGGTAGGGTCGTGCAACTCCAATGAGATTGAGTGTGGATGATCATTTGTTTCCACGCCACAATTCTGAACCTCAAGATATTCATCGCCTTCTTCTATTTCTGTTTGTGAATTGATCTGACTTGGGTTCAAAACTTGATTCTACTGCTGGTGAAGGTGTGAATTCTTGAGAAGTCAAAGGGACTTTTGGTGATAATGTTGCAGAAAAATCACAATGTATAGATTCTGTCTCGACGCTAATATATGAGCCTGCTGAGGCATTCAACTCAACTGGAGGTTCAGGAGGTCGTGGAGGTTTCGCTATGGCATTCAAAGTGAAACCTTGATGCAACTCCAAATCTGACTCCCTTGGGAACG
This window of the Vicia villosa cultivar HV-30 ecotype Madison, WI unplaced genomic scaffold, Vvil1.0 ctg.000779F_1_1, whole genome shotgun sequence genome carries:
- the LOC131631140 gene encoding L-ascorbate oxidase homolog; its protein translation is MRKLHFVILVLLSASLVQSEDGYKYFTWNVTYGTLSPLGTPQQVILINGQFPGPQIDLVTNENVILNLVNKLDQPFLLTWNGIKQRKNSWQDRVLGTNCPIPPNSNYTYKFQAKDQIGNYTYFPSTQLHKVAGGFEALNVYHRSVISVPYAYPDGDFTFLIGDWYKTSHKALKAFLDSGKSLAFPDELLINGQDHTTINSDQGKTYIIRISNVGISTSINFRIQGHALKLVRVEASHVIQNMYDSLDVHVGQSAAVLITLNQSPKDYYIVSSTRFSRKILTATAVLHYTNSHSSASGPFPSPPAYQYHWSLIQARSFRWNLTENATRPNPQGSYHYAKITPTKTIVLANSSPLINGKQRYAVNKVSFVNPGTPLKLASDSAHTIKAIFIVHNEIEIGVTNNLAKVRQLLDAYSHPALLLVDGVSSICALDFHMDRWGVDAAITGSQKALSLPTGI